TTATTTGTCATACGATGTGTTTCAATATCAAGGTTTTCTATGAAATCTACCAATTTGTCAAAAGGACTAGGCAGCACTCCATTCAACCGTGATAATCCTTGGCATAGATCCTGGTAAAGTTGTTGTATATCCGCTTCAGTTGGCGGAAACTCGTATTGGCTAGCCATATCATGAAGTTTTGCCTCATCGGTACGGAACACGTTACACAATTGCAGATAAAGCAATTCGCCGCCGCGAGCCATAAAATCTCTTTTGTTTGTACTGTAATAAAATATAAATCTATCATTAGTTGAAATCGTAGAAAACCAATCATCTGGAGCACAATTCTTAGCTTTGGATTCGTTCCATATTGTTTCCTTAGTTAATAAGCTGGCCGAGATTGGATAAAACGCCTGGGCACACCATGCTCTGTTTAACCCGGCTCCTTGAAAACCCCGCAGAAACTCTTGCAGGCATTCGATCACTTCTTGAGTGCGCTCTTGATTACTCCGGATACTATTATTAAGCAAATCAATTAGCTCTTTAAAATGCTGTTTATGAACTTCGTGGCGGCCGTCGATTCGGCTAGCCCCAAGAAAAGCAAAAAGTTTAAGGTTCAGTTTTATAGGTGGCTTGTATTTTAGTGGCAGATTCACAGGCCAATTATCCAGTTCCTCTCTGGTTGGTAACGGGCTGTTTACAAGGTTTTTGCCAATCCACTTTGGGCTAAAGACTACTGATAAAAACTCGGCGGCATATTCAAGAATGGTTTGCTCTTTAATAAAACGGTGCCCATACAGGCGTATGGCTGGATTGTAATCCTCAGATACATCTATTTTTGGAAACGGCTGAGGCAATGGACTCATCTATAACACCTCCAAATAATCATCGCTGACGCGTATTTTTAGAACTTGAAAACTGCGATCCGCTTTAATTTGAAGTATCTGCAAATACTCGGGCGAATAATCACTAGCTTCATCATTAAGCAACTGTGCCTTAAATTGCTCAAGACGATCAATATAGCCAGCCGTTAATTCTTCTACTACCTCTCCTTTGTATCTTTGCGTTACATAATCCATAAATGGTAAGTCCAAAGCGATTTCAATATTGCTGTTTTTGTATTTGAGGACGAGAATACGGCTTGTAACCTTATCCAAGGAGTAATTGACCTCGGTTTTTAATGTGAAATCCTCTGACCTGAATCGTTTTAGTATTAGCTGGTTGCTTTGGCCGCCTTTCTTTAAATTTAAAGTCACATAGAGATCATGGTTTTGAGGTTTGCTTTCAAGCAGCCGTTGACCGATAAAATACTCTTGCAGCACATGTAAAATTTGCCGGCGATATTGTTCCTCTTGAAATTCTGAGATAAACTCCTCTTTGTCTATTAATTGCAAGTATTTAAGTAAAAACGGAGATTGCAAAAACTCACAAATATATGCTTGTCCGACGAAATCCTTTAAGGGCGCAAAGAAATATATCAGACGGCGAATTTGGCGCCGAATCGCCCTATCCTGATTTGGCTGGTTCCTCAAGGTAGAATAAATCGATTTTGAAATTCCGTTAAAGAAGGTGGCTGTTGTATCTGACTTCCAGATCGCTCTCTCCATATTAGGAACAAGTTTTCTACCAAAGCCGGCTTTTTGAATGGCCTGGACAGCATTCAATTGCTTAGCTGTGGGGATTACAGTCTGTCCGTCATCGCCAAAAAAGAGATTGAAAAACTTAAATTCATTCAATCGCTCTGCTCGAGCTATTTCAGACATATCATGCACAGCTTCGCAGTTAAGACCGCCGGTAACGGCATAAGCCAAATGACCTATCATTTGCCGCATCGTCAGACGGTCTCCGTATTCATAGATTCGCCGGTATGAGAGCCTTATTCGTTCGAATACTATTTCCTTGTTCTCTTGAAGCAGTTTTACGTTCTGATAGATAGGACATTGAGAGCTTACCGGGCAAGAAACCCATTTCTTCCAATTGTCTATATGTAGTATTCGTTCAAAAACCTTTATCGCCGGATCAATGCTATTGACACGTCCCAGATTGATAACTATCAAATTACCATTCTCAATATAATATGGGTGTTCTGCTTCTAATGCTTTAAGCAAGTTGCTGAGTTCATATGCAGGAAATTTTTTCTTTAGACTGTCTAGGTTGTTGATAAATATACCCGTATTAGTTACAACAAGATACCGTTTATTCTGATTTGCCGCTATTTCTTCGAAAACAGGAACCCGTTCGTTTTGCTCCAATTCACTCATATCTTTAATGATGATAAGAGACTGATCTGCGATTTCTTCGCGTTTTTGCAAAGGGCGAAACTCCCCAGTCAGTCGTTTGTGAATCTCGGCCGCGATGGTTGTTTTCCCATCTCCTGCATTACCGGTCAATATAACATTATGATTCTGTTCAAAAAGTTCCTTAAAAATGGTTTCCGTAATAGGATTCTCCACATGGATTCGTTCATAGTTTTCGTTGCCTATTTGTGATTCCGCCGTAGAGTTCTCGTTGCCGGCCGATGTATTAGATAATGTATTCAGGTATGAGACAAAAGGATTTCCCACCCCTTCTATCAATTCTTCTGTCTCAATAACCGGTTTTGCTGATACTTCGGCCTTATCGGTAAAAGCTTTTCGGGATTCTTCGATGTTGACTTCACCTGGAATTTCTAAAGGAGATTCGGATTCTTGCTTAAAGGCATGATTAAATGAGTCGCGCATCTCATCGATAGTGGAAAAGCGTTGTTCTTTCATGGTTGCTACCGCTTTTACCAGCCATTTGAGCAGGTTATTATTCGGCATCTTTGTTATTTCTTGAGGGTTAGGTTGGTCACCCACTGACGGCTGTGGATAGGGCTTTTCGCCACACAGCCATTCCCATAGACTTACCCCTAATGCAAATAAGTCTCCATCAAAACTGTATTCCATGTCTGTTCCCCTGATATTGTCCGGAGGGATATAGCCAACAGTGCCTTGAAACAAATCTATTCTCGGTTCACCGGCAATGCCGAAATCAATTAAAACAGCCTTATTGTCCGGAGTAATGATTATATTGTCGGGTTTGATATCGCTGTGAAGAAATGGTTTGGCATTGCCATTTTGATCCCGGTGTTTATGCAAAGATGCTATGCCCTCCATAAGACAGCGCGCTACAGTTAAGAATGTTTCGATATCCGGCCTTTTTTTCTGTTCTATCCATTTTCGCATTGTTTCTCCCTTGATATAATCAAGGGCTAAAAAATATCGCTCTTTATTCCAGTAGCCTATTTTGTTTTCGCAAGGAACTATATATGGAGACTGGATACTGGATGTTATCTCAGCTTCACGGTAGATCCTTTCCCGAGGGACTTCCTTGTTAAATAGTTTTATTACTACCAATTTGGAAGGGTAGGTTTCTGCTTTATAAAGTTGGGTTTTATCACCCTCTCCAATGAGTTCAAGAATTTCATACATGTCATGTTGATTGCCTTTTTCAAGATGGGGGTTGATAGTCCCTACGGCCATAATATCTCTTGCATTTTCCAACGGAGAAGTAAAGGCGGACAATATTCTTTCGATATCTTTTAATCTTTGCGCACGTTCTCCTCGAACCATTGCTTCAATAACATTTATCGTTTCTTCCGGGACATTTTTATTACGCAATCGAGCAATGCTCCGCTCGGACAAAATCCCTCCTTGAGCAATGAACGACCTTGTCGTTTTAAAAGGGCGTTCCCCTGTCAGCAGTTCGTAAGCAATAATGCCCAAGCCAAAGAAATCCGTTCCTTCATCAATATCTTGACCGTCCAATACCTCCGGCGCAATATAGCCATCATCTTCCAACTTTGAACTATCTGCAATAACGGTTATATGGTTGTCTTCTATCTGGTAAGCGAGGTCAAAGTTTAACAGTTTGGGAATATTGTTTAAAATGAGAATATTATCCGGTTTCACCGCCCGGTGTATAATATCGGCTTGATGGGCTTGATTTAGTCCCAAGGCAATCCCACGACAGATTTCAAATACCAGTTTGAGCGGAAGATTGCCGCCATTTTTATGAATAAAATCGCGCAGTGTTCCTGTTTCCGACCATTCCGACCCTTCAATAATATCGCCATCCTCGTTCTTAAATATCCATACCTTGTGAATATTAGGATGAGTGCTTATTTTTGAGACAGAATCAAGAGTATTATATGCTTTCTTATAAAAGCGTTGACGTTCAGTCTCAGAAAGGTTGTCCTGCGGTCGAAATACGCGAAAACGATGTAGACTTTTTGCACGTGAATCTATGGGGCGAGCAAGTAATTCAATGAAATCATGTTTCTGTGAAATATATTCCACCGTATCATAGCCTGGGACAGTGTATTTAATATTCTTTTTAGGCACTTGGAGATTCTTGAGGTAAGTTACAATAGCCGCAATCTTATTATCATCGAGAATTCTCAAAGAAGTCGATTCTTTTTTCTTTAGATATATTAATAGATCTTCAACAGAGGCAAAGGTTGGATTATGAAGGTTATTCTCGACGACGTTAATCGGCATATCAGCTCCTTCAACTATAGCCTCATGGTTGGTCAGGACAACCACTGATTCTATCCACAAGTCCGGGTAAGTACGAAAATGATGCTGATACAAACCCTTCAATATTTTACATTTAAAGGAATTATTCTTGTGGGGATCATTCCGATGCTGTGTTTCATTAATAATCCAGCGATAAGGGGCGATTTGGATCTTCCCGGACCAGTGTTTCAATTCCAATACATAAATACCCGAATGCGCCACTAGTATCGCATCATATTCGTAGTAGTTGTTAGATTGAATGTCGTATAAAACCAAGTTATTTATTATTCTGCCGATATTTTGAACTGTTGCCGCTTTATTTATTAATTCAATTGCTGCTTGCTCATGGGTAAATAAACTACCTTCTTGAACCATGCCATTAGTATTGTTTGCGCTCTGATATTTATATTGATTATTAACATGACTTAATAATGCATAGATATCTTCTTCTAATTGATTCCTTTTTATTGGATCAATCATAATATTATACATTTTATTATCCATATAAGCGTAGTTAACTGTTTCGAGCAATCGTTTTCTTGTCATCCTAGAATTAGCATATTGACAATATAAATTTTCTGCTTCTTCTTTAATATTTAAATACCAAAAGCCATCCCTTTGTAAATGATAAAAAGGATATTCAAGCATTTTTCGGTAGTTGGGATAATGTGGAAACAAATCATTAAAGATCTTAATAAAAATTGGTTCTAATTCATAAAAAGAAAATCTATTCTCATGAACCGGATTATTTTTAAAAATTGTAATAAGTGCAAGCAATAGTATATATTTATGGGGAGAAATATCACTCCCCCGTTTTAATATATTTAGCTTAATTGATATATTTTTTGTTTCTAGTTTTTTTGAATATGCATTAGACATGGTGTTCACCTCGCTTTCAAGAATATTTCAACATATCCCTTTTAATATATAAGACAATCTATTATTACTTAATTCAAATTCTACTTTGTTCTTATTATAATATTTATCCAAATTCCTTAAAAATAAAGGACCTTCTCTATTTATACCTCTCCATGTATATACCCTCCCATCTGCATGGTTTTCCTCATAGTAACAAGCTTTATTAAATAAATCTTCATGATGCACTCTTAATCCTTTCCATTCATCATCTGTCTGAAAGAAACAGAAATAACAACCGGATCGTTTTCGCCAATTATAATAATCCGGAAGGCCCAATCCAGAGTTTAAAAGAATACTTATTACATCTTTAAGGGTAATATTATCTTTAATGAAGGGATAATTTGGTATTATATTACCTTTTGAACCTTGATAACCCTTTCTTCTCTCATCAGCTCTTATTGCAATATAGCTATACGTCAAATCGTTTCCGATATATTCTTCATATGGCTTAAGTTTTAGTTGCCTTGTACACCATCTATTTTGTGGAGACGGTAGGACTCCTTTGTAGTATTTTAGCCAATAATCAAAACCTCTTTCTGAACTAATTATTTTTATTTCGATATTCAATATCGCCCGAATCCTATTTAGGTATTCGTATGTCTCGGGAAGCTCACAACCGCTGTCAGTGAAAACATATTCAATATCTAAATTTGGATATTTTTCACGCATATAGACGGCTAAGGCCGCGCTGTCTTTTCCTCCGGACAATGCCAGAATATGACGCTCTTTTTGTTTATGGGTTTTATTTTTCATTAGCATGAGTCTCACCCTTAATCAATTCTTCGGCAAGCGCCAAGAAAACTGCTCTTGCTTTATCTCGCGGCATCGCCAGAATATCTTTGACTGTTTTATTTACAATTCCATCATCTAATCTAGCATGAAATATCTCTCTTCTGGTGGTGCCATCCGGGGCCATTAGACTGAAAAGCCTAGCTTCTTTCAAGACTCGGAGACCATTTAATGAGGCTAAAATCTCTAATTGCCCAATGCGATTTGCATAATCGCGCAATTTAGTGGTATAAACGTGGAAATCCTGGTCATTCCATGAGTCCATTGGTTTTTTAACGACTATTCCTGCAATGCCTCGCAACCAATCATCCAAACTTACATATTCACGAACCATCGCCTGGAGGACGGCCTTTAATTCACTTTCGTCGCAGATTTCCAACAAAGGTCTAAGTCGAGATACTAAGTCATTATACATTGCGCGTAGGTCTGGATAAGCGAAGACCTTAAGCGTCGCTGTTTGGACTTCTTGATTCAAAACTGAATAAGCTTCAGCCAATTCGTGCAGAACAGACCGCAAGCGGTGTTGCAATTCTTCACGCCAGATGTTTTTGTTAGCAGGGTCCTTTATGTTTATACCAAGCGCTCGAGGCAAATCTTCAAAAAGCAGTTCTATGGGTTCAATCGCGTTCTGAATAACAAATCGTGTTTCTTGGGCTGCCAAAGATACTTTCCTGGTATTTTTCGAATAGTCCGGTAGGTTATTGATAAATTTTAACAGAGGCCCAATAACGCCCAACATGGAAATGTTGCGGAGCCCTTCTTTGTCTCCAAGTTGCGCCTCATCCAATATTTTGCGATATACGTTAAATACTTCTTGTTCCACCTGGTTGGATAGAAAGCGTTTTAAGGTAAATAAATCAGGTCGTTTAATCATTAATGCAATATCGGAGCCATTCAGGTAAGGCTTATAACTCCCTTCTTGAAACACCGCTATTTCATCAGATTTAACCGTTAAGAATAAAGAAATATATATCGGAATAGGTCCTTGTCTCATGCCAAAGGGTGGTTCCTGCAAAATGCGGATAATCTCGGCAACACGGATTCCTTTTTGGCCGGATTTGTTGATATGTTCCTCAATGGTCTTCCATAATTGCTGGAGATTGGGATCCTTTCCTTCTAAAGATAAAACCCAAGCATTATTTTCATTCTTAAATGAATGCAGTCCTTCTGCCAGCAACAGCGATCGATAGATAGCCACCTCCGGGCCGAATCCTTGTAATCCGAATCGTTCTTTTTTACTGTGGGCCACCATCGCTTCAATTAATACACGGCGAGCTAAAGCGGCAGCGCTTGATAAATTGTCATAACTTATCATCTCATTGCCAATCCGTGGACTTTTATGATAACACCGATCACAGAGCTTTGATAATTCTAATGAAAGTTGCCTGGCACTTGAGATTTCTACCTCTTCCCCACCCGAAAACCATTTAACTTCCTGTAGACCTGGTGAGTATAGCTGCTGAATATATTGCCGGAATTGTTGCTCCGCTGCTTTTATACGGAATTGAAGCTCTTTGCGCGCTACACCGTCCCTTTCTAGTTCGGAAGATTCCTCCAACACTGAGCGTGCAGCGACTACTTCCGCTGCAAGTTCATATAAGGAAGACTGCTTTGAGGTATAAGCAACAAGAAGAGGCCTGTTATCTTGACACTTTGATGGTATATATGGAGGTTCATCCTGAATCCCGAAACTGTAAACAAAAAGCCCATCGAAACCCTTTTGCGGGACCAAGCTGGAAGAAAGCTCGTCTACATGCAACCAGCGTCGTTCGAATTGCCTAATGGTACCTGTTTTATAAGCATGACGGGAAGCAATAACCGGGGAAAGAGGCAAATAGGTTTGGAGAATTTTTGAAAGAGAGGTGAGAGCCAGTTTATCCTTTCTTTCGTGAATAGCAGTATTAATGTCAAAATCAGAGCCTTCCCATAACCTATACTCTCCTGCATATTCCCTGTATATTAGCTTGCCTCTTTCCGTAATTCTCCTAATAGATTCTTCACTTTTACTATAATCTTCACCATAGGAGTAGTAAATAATATCGGCAATATTCTCGAACGTGGCTTTAATATCCAAAGAACCACTAAGCAAATTTAGAATTCCAATATTTTTAAGGATTGCACGATCCAAGTCGGTTAAAGACCCAATGCTTTGTATAATGTCCTGTATCTCAATCAATCGCTGTGATTCGGCTCTGTGCAGAAAAATACCGGTGCTTACGCTGAAGAAATAGTCATAGAGGTAATCTAAGCCAATGGCCGGTAAACAACTTGTTTCTTGCCGTTCGCGCGCCAGATAAGCAGGTAGCGCATGCTGATCGCCGCTACAGAGAAATGCTAATAAAGTCCTGTCATTTTGTGCAAATCGGCGGCAAAGCTCACATAAAACTATGGCTGTTAACGGATGCAAGGGATATATACTAACAATTTTATCCAGACTAAATCCTTGTTCTTTTCCTATTGGCGTCTTGTGGATATAGTTATGAACTTCTGTCGCCCAAGCCTGAATCCGCTTTTTTTTATCTTCGTCAGAAGTCTGTTTCAGGGCTTTACTCATCAGATTAATCATGTGAGTATTAGATTCAATGAAAGAAATGTCTTCAAAACGCCCCTGAATTTTGCTCCATTCTCGTCTTTGAACCGTGGACAGTCCAACAATATATTCATCGAAGGCTTGGTGCAGGCAAACCCAGAGATATACGGATTCCATCTCCGCCAACTGCTGTAATATGAAAATATCGCCTTTATTGTGGTGATGAGAAAGATAATCCAAATTCTTGCCAAACTCATCAATCACGATAATTAATGATTTATCTGTAATGCTCTTTATCTGGTTAACAATCGATAAAAGCTGGTTCGAATCTATAATCTTTTGGTTGATTATTTTATGCAATTGATGTTCAATTCGTTCCTTTTGGGGAAAGCTGGCGATAGATATGGCGTGTTGTATGCCACGAGCCAAGGTGAGGTTTAGTGGTTCATAAGCCGCCGTAACAGGAATTTGAAAAAAACCTTTATTAAGCGCTAATGATTTCGCCAAACGTTTAGCAATTCCGCAATCAGCTTTTGTTAATACTTCCCAGGAAATTTTAGTCGCGCTTTGCGATGGATTGCCGGTTATCGCCAATAAGAAATTGATAAAAGCTGATTTTCCTATTCCATATGGTCCCGTTAAAGACCAGGCCGAAATCTTTTCTCCTTCAAGGGCGCTTATAAAACGTTTGATGATCTCCAGCGTTTTATCGCTGACCTGGTATTTGTGAATCAGCTCTACTCGTTGGCTGTCCCTTTCTATCCTGACTGAACGCGCACTGTTCATGTCAGGGCAGACATAATCAGATAGTTTCATTAAATATCACTGCTCCGAATAATATTTTTCTAACGCTTCCCAGTAAAGGTCTTCCGGTTCTCTTTCGATATGCAACTGTATAGAGCCAATAACGCTCACCAAGGAAACCCCAGTTATTTTTTTGATAGCCTGGTCCAAGTATGAACCGACCATGCTTTCCGATAATTTAAATGCAGCTCCTGGAGAATTAAAGTCATATGTCAAACGTTGTAAAGAAATTGTCCGTTGTCCGTTAGCATAGAATTGCATATATGAAAAACATGCAGCCGCAAATATTAAATCGGGAAGGCTTTGTTTTTCACGCATATTAAACATTACAGAATTGTTGGCCTCAGCTTTTTGTATAAGGCCTAGTTGTGTAAACGGGCAATAAATCTCTGAGTCTTTTTGCTCTTCGTCCAAATACATTCTTATAATACAGGAAGCATCCTTTGCAAAGGCTGTTGCAGAAAGGTTGGACATCCGTTCGTATTTTTGGGCCTCAGTGGCCAAGGCCTTACTAAGAAGGTTATTATCAAAGCTCAATAAATTTGGTTTATTGAAGGCGAAACACCAGTTAATTGCTTCTAAAGTTGGCACAAAGAGCTGCCAATGGAGTAACCATAATGAGGCTAAATCCTCTAAAAACGGGTCCCATCCTTCATCACTAAAAAGCTTGTCCCCTAATTTGGTGGTTTCATAATTTGGGTTAATTAATTTAAAAGCTAAACACCAATAACGTATCGACTGTACCATATTCTTACCTACGCCGAGTCGCTCTATTGCATCTTCAGCTTTAAACGCATTACTATCAGCGCGTATGGCATCGTATCCTTTTTTTAACCAGCCATAACGGGGAGTAAAGGTTTCATGCCGGCCAAGATTGCCCTTTTCAATATATTCCTTATAATTTAGCGTCTCTGTCAGCATCAGTAATTTGCTCCTTGCTTTTTATTAATTCGATTCTATCATAATTAATTCTATAAATTATTTCGACATGATCTTGTTAATTCCTGTAAAATTGATGAGAAATCTACCATCTTGATTTAAAAAAATGAGAACCCCTGACTATGCGACGCGGGTTTTTCATTTTAAACGTAAATTTTATCTTAATACAGCGCCACCTCCTTGACCGGATCCGGGGAACCGGGATAATGACGATTGGATAAAAACAGCCGTTCGCACAAATAATAAGCCTGTCAATAAGTTTAAATCCCAGTTAGCGGAGGTTGCGCGATGATGCTCAAAAAAAAGGCCCGCATAATCACCGGCCTTGTCCTGATTCTTTTCTTTACGGGCGGGGTACTGCAGGACATGTTCAACTTATCCAAGGCCGCCCGTGGTGAGAGGGGAACCGTTTCCAGCAACGATGTCTGGGTCCTGTCGAAAATAATCGCCGGGGAAGCGCGCGGCGAACCGTTTGTCGGGCAGGTTGCGGTAGGAGCGGTGGTGGTCAACAGGGTAAAGAACCCTAATTTCCCGAATTCCGTATACGGGGTCGTTTTCGAGCCGGGAGCATTCACGGCTGTTTCCGACGGCCAGTACTACAGGCCGCCCACAAGCTCTGCGATAAAAGCGGCCCGGGCAGCTATCAACGGCTGGGATCCCAGCGGGGGCGCGCTCTATTACTGGAACCCGGCCACAGCGACTTCCGGCTGGATCTGGACCAGGAGGATAATCACCCGGATCGGAAAACACCTTTTCGGCCGTTGATAAAGGAGGGCAAAAACCACTATGAAAAAATGGCGTAGCATGCTCATACCCGGCTTGCTGGTAGCAGCCCTGCTGGTTACGGGCGCCTGGGGCTACGGCGAGTACAGGACTAGGCAGCACCTGCAAAACAGGGCGGAAAGCCAGTATCAAAAAGACGCTCTTGAGCTGTCCTGGCATTTGGACAATATTTCCGGGCAGCTGGCCCAGCTTATGGTTACATCTTCCAGGGAAAAGAACGTCATAGGCCTTGCGACGCTCTGGCGTGACGTATTTGCCGCCCAGTCCAGCATCGGCGGGCTGCCCCTGGCTTTCATCCCGCTTTCCAATACAGAAAAATTTCTTTCGGATGCTGGAGAAGCGGCCTTCGGCATACTGAAACGTGTTGTTCAGGGTGCCGGAGAGTTGACTAAAAAAGATAAAGAAATAATCGCCCAGCTTTACGACAGGTCGAAAACGCTTAAAGGCGATATGAACAAGCTGTCCGCCCGGGTGCTGGACAGGGACCTCAACTGGACG
This portion of the Peptococcaceae bacterium genome encodes:
- a CDS encoding protein kinase, coding for MSNAYSKKLETKNISIKLNILKRGSDISPHKYILLLALITIFKNNPVHENRFSFYELEPIFIKIFNDLFPHYPNYRKMLEYPFYHLQRDGFWYLNIKEEAENLYCQYANSRMTRKRLLETVNYAYMDNKMYNIMIDPIKRNQLEEDIYALLSHVNNQYKYQSANNTNGMVQEGSLFTHEQAAIELINKAATVQNIGRIINNLVLYDIQSNNYYEYDAILVAHSGIYVLELKHWSGKIQIAPYRWIINETQHRNDPHKNNSFKCKILKGLYQHHFRTYPDLWIESVVVLTNHEAIVEGADMPINVVENNLHNPTFASVEDLLIYLKKKESTSLRILDDNKIAAIVTYLKNLQVPKKNIKYTVPGYDTVEYISQKHDFIELLARPIDSRAKSLHRFRVFRPQDNLSETERQRFYKKAYNTLDSVSKISTHPNIHKVWIFKNEDGDIIEGSEWSETGTLRDFIHKNGGNLPLKLVFEICRGIALGLNQAHQADIIHRAVKPDNILILNNIPKLLNFDLAYQIEDNHITVIADSSKLEDDGYIAPEVLDGQDIDEGTDFFGLGIIAYELLTGERPFKTTRSFIAQGGILSERSIARLRNKNVPEETINVIEAMVRGERAQRLKDIERILSAFTSPLENARDIMAVGTINPHLEKGNQHDMYEILELIGEGDKTQLYKAETYPSKLVVIKLFNKEVPRERIYREAEITSSIQSPYIVPCENKIGYWNKERYFLALDYIKGETMRKWIEQKKRPDIETFLTVARCLMEGIASLHKHRDQNGNAKPFLHSDIKPDNIIITPDNKAVLIDFGIAGEPRIDLFQGTVGYIPPDNIRGTDMEYSFDGDLFALGVSLWEWLCGEKPYPQPSVGDQPNPQEITKMPNNNLLKWLVKAVATMKEQRFSTIDEMRDSFNHAFKQESESPLEIPGEVNIEESRKAFTDKAEVSAKPVIETEELIEGVGNPFVSYLNTLSNTSAGNENSTAESQIGNENYERIHVENPITETIFKELFEQNHNVILTGNAGDGKTTIAAEIHKRLTGEFRPLQKREEIADQSLIIIKDMSELEQNERVPVFEEIAANQNKRYLVVTNTGIFINNLDSLKKKFPAYELSNLLKALEAEHPYYIENGNLIVINLGRVNSIDPAIKVFERILHIDNWKKWVSCPVSSQCPIYQNVKLLQENKEIVFERIRLSYRRIYEYGDRLTMRQMIGHLAYAVTGGLNCEAVHDMSEIARAERLNEFKFFNLFFGDDGQTVIPTAKQLNAVQAIQKAGFGRKLVPNMERAIWKSDTTATFFNGISKSIYSTLRNQPNQDRAIRRQIRRLIYFFAPLKDFVGQAYICEFLQSPFLLKYLQLIDKEEFISEFQEEQYRRQILHVLQEYFIGQRLLESKPQNHDLYVTLNLKKGGQSNQLILKRFRSEDFTLKTEVNYSLDKVTSRILVLKYKNSNIEIALDLPFMDYVTQRYKGEVVEELTAGYIDRLEQFKAQLLNDEASDYSPEYLQILQIKADRSFQVLKIRVSDDYLEVL
- a CDS encoding phosphoadenosine phosphosulfate reductase family protein, yielding MKNKTHKQKERHILALSGGKDSAALAVYMREKYPNLDIEYVFTDSGCELPETYEYLNRIRAILNIEIKIISSERGFDYWLKYYKGVLPSPQNRWCTRQLKLKPYEEYIGNDLTYSYIAIRADERRKGYQGSKGNIIPNYPFIKDNITLKDVISILLNSGLGLPDYYNWRKRSGCYFCFFQTDDEWKGLRVHHEDLFNKACYYEENHADGRVYTWRGINREGPLFLRNLDKYYNKNKVEFELSNNRLSYILKGIC
- a CDS encoding DUF4007 family protein, coding for MLTETLNYKEYIEKGNLGRHETFTPRYGWLKKGYDAIRADSNAFKAEDAIERLGVGKNMVQSIRYWCLAFKLINPNYETTKLGDKLFSDEGWDPFLEDLASLWLLHWQLFVPTLEAINWCFAFNKPNLLSFDNNLLSKALATEAQKYERMSNLSATAFAKDASCIIRMYLDEEQKDSEIYCPFTQLGLIQKAEANNSVMFNMREKQSLPDLIFAAACFSYMQFYANGQRTISLQRLTYDFNSPGAAFKLSESMVGSYLDQAIKKITGVSLVSVIGSIQLHIEREPEDLYWEALEKYYSEQ
- a CDS encoding cell wall hydrolase is translated as MMLKKKARIITGLVLILFFTGGVLQDMFNLSKAARGERGTVSSNDVWVLSKIIAGEARGEPFVGQVAVGAVVVNRVKNPNFPNSVYGVVFEPGAFTAVSDGQYYRPPTSSAIKAARAAINGWDPSGGALYYWNPATATSGWIWTRRIITRIGKHLFGR